From the genome of Streptomyces sp. NBC_01304:
GGTTCGTGTCGGTGTTCGTGGTCGCGTCCACGTTCGCGTTCGCCGTGGCGCAGCGCAGGCGGGAGTTGGGGCTGCTGCGTACGGCCGGGGCGACACCTCGGCAGATTCGCCGCATGGTGCTGTCGGAGGCCCTGCTGGTCGCGGTGCTCGCGTCGGCGGCGGGCTGTGCGCTCGGCCGGTTCGGAGCTCCGCTGCTCGCCGGCTGGATGGTGGACGGCGGTGTGGCGCCGCGCTGGTTCGCGATCGGCGACCACGCGTGGCCGTATCACCTGGCGTTCTGGACGGGGCTCGGCGTGGCGCTCGCCGGTGTCGTCGCCGCGTCGCGGCGGGCCGGGCGGGTCGGGCCGACGGAGGCGCTGCGCGAGGCGGCGGTCGACCACAAGGCGATGACCGCGGGGCGCTGGACATGTGGCGGCGCACTGCTGCTGACCGGCCTGGGGCTGCTCGTGTTCGCGCTGCTGGACAATCCGGGCGAGCTGCTCGGCCGCAAGGCGTACACGAGCCGGCCGATGCTGCTGATCACCGCGTTCGCACTGCTCTCGCCCGTCCTGGTACGGCCGTTGACGCGGCTCCTCGGCTGGCTGCCGGCCCGGTTGCCGGGCGCGGTCGGCATGCTCGTACGGGAGAACGCGGCCGCGGCGGTCCGGCGTACGGCGGCGATCGCCGCCCCCGTGCTGGTCACCGTCGCTCTCACCGGCTCGCTGTACGGGGCGACCGCGACCCTGAACGAGGCGAAGGCCCGCGAGGTGCGCGCCCACACAGCCGCGGACTTCGTCCTCACCAAGCCCGGGGACGCGGTGTTCGACACGGCGACCGTGGACCGGGTGCGCCAGGTGCCCGGGGCCGTCACCTCGGCGACCGGGTCGAGTTCCGTCTTCGTCCTGGAGGAGGGCACCGCTCTGCTCAAGTCGGACGCCCGCTCCGCCGACCCCGCGGCTCTGGCCGCCGTCGCCCGGCTCCCCCTGGCGGCAGGCAAGGTGAGCGACCTGGACGACCGCTCCGTCATCGTCAACGAGGAGTGGGAACGTCACCGGGTCGGGCAGCGCGTCGACATCTGGCGGGCCGACGGCACCAAGGTCGCGCTGCGGATAGCCGCCGTCCTGCGCACCGGCACCGGCAACAACGGCGTCTACGTCACCCCGCACAACGCGGCGGGCGCCCCCGTCGACCGCATCGACGTCAAGCTCGCACCCGGCGCGCAGGCGAGGGCGGTGGCCGACCGGCTGAGGGCCGCCGTCGAACCGTCGGGCGGCCGGGTGCTCACCAAGGACCAATGGGTGGCGGCCGGTTACCCGACGACGAACGAGCACACCCGGCTCGGCTACCTGGTCGTCCTCGGCATCGCCCTGGTCTACACGGGCATCGCGCTGGCCAACACCCTGGTGATGGCCACATCGGACCGGAAGCGCGAACTGGCCGCACTGCGTCTCGCGGGAGCGACGCCGCGGCAGGTGCTGCGCCTGGTCGCCGCCGAGTCCGCCACGGTGGTCGCGGTCGGCGCGCTGCTCGGGGCGGCGGTCGCCGCGCTCAATCTGCTCGGCATATGGGGCGCGCTCGGGGTGCTGCGGGTGCCCTCGCCACTGCTGGTGCCCTGGCGGGAGATGGGCGCGGTCGCCGGAGCGTGTGCGGCGCTCGCGGTGATCGCCGCGGTGGTGCCCGCCGCGTTCGCACTGCGGCGCAGGCCTGCGGAGCTCGCGGGGATGCGGGAGTGAGGCAGCCCGTTCAGGCCTTGGCCTGCTCGGCTGCGGCCAGGCGGTGCAGACCCTGGACGGCCAGACGGTAGCCCTCCGTACCGAAGCCGACGACGATGCCGGCGGCGGCCGGCGAGAGGTAGGAGTGGTGCCGGAACGGCTCGCGGGCGTGCACGTTGGAGATGTGCACCTCGATGACGCGCAGGCCCGTGCCCTTGATCGCGTCGTGCAGGGCGACGGAGGTGTGGGTGTAGGCGCCCGCGTTCAGGACGGCGCCGATCAGGCGGCCCGCCCGCTGTTCCTCGCCGGCCTCGTGGATCCAGTCGAGCAGCTGCCCCTCGTGGTTGGACTGCCGGCAGTCCGCGGTCAGCCCCAGCTCGGCGGCCGTCTCCTGGCACAGGGCCTCGACGCCCTTAAGGGTCTGCGCGCCGTAGATGCCGGGTTCGCGGGTGCCCAGGAGGTTCAGGTTGGGGCCGTTGAGGATCAGTACGGATGCCATGGTCACAGCCTACGGCGGTACGGCGTCGGGGTTAGCGTCGGACTATGACCACTGGTCCGAGTGTGAGCTCAGCCCCGCAGCCGCCGCCCGGCCCCTCCTTGCCGGACGCGGTCGCGGCAGGCCCGGTCGTGCTCGACGGCGGCCTGTCCAACCAGCTCGAATCCGCCGGGCACGACCTGTCCGACGCGCTCTGGTCGGCCCGGCTGCTCGCCGACCGGCCCGAGGCGGTCGTGGACGCGCATCTGGCGTACTTCGCGGCGGGCGCGAGTGTGGCGATCACGGCGAGCTACCAGGCGACGTACGAGGGTTTCGCGCGGCACGGCATCTCTGCCGCGCGGACCACCGAACTGCTCGCCCTGAGCGTGGAGTCGGGCCGCGAGGCGATTCGGCGGGCAGGGGCCCAGGGGGTCGCGCGGCCGTTGTGGGTGGCGGCATCGACGGGTCCGTACGGGGCGATGCTGGCGGACGGCTCCGAGTACCGGGGGCGGTACGGGCTCGGCGTGGCCGAGCTGGAGCGGTTCCATCGGCCCCGGCTCGAGGCGCTGGCCGCGGCCGGGCCCGATGTGCTGGCCCTGGAGACGGTGCCGGACACGGACGAGGCCCGGGCCCTGCTGCGGGCGGTGCGCGGGCTCGGCGTACCCGCCTGGCTGTCGTACAGCGTGAGCGGCGGGCGGACCCGGGCCGGGCAGCCGCTGGAGGAGGCGTTCGCGCTCGCGGCCGGGTCCGAGGAGGTCTTCGCAGTCGGCGTGAACTGCTGTGCGCCCGAGGACGCGGACGCCGCGGTGGCCCTGGCGGCGCGGATCACCGGGAAGCCGGTGGTGGTGTACCCCAACAGCGGGGAGCGGTGGGACGCGGAGCGGCGGAGGTGGCGCGGCCCGGGGACGTTCGCCGCAGGCCGGGTGGCCGGATGGGTGCGTGACGGGGCGCGGCTGGTCGGGGGCTGCTGCCGAGTGGGGCCGGAGGACATCGCGGCGCTGGCCTCCCAGGTGGGCGAGAAGCCGGAAAATGGCTGGTCAGAGGCGTTCTGAGGCTCGTTGTCAGTGCCGGGGTGCAGACTGAGCTGTGTCCTGAATCACACGTGGACGACTGCCGTGGAAAGCGTCACGAACAGCCGGCGTGGACAGCGCAGTCACCACACGTCCCGGAGGTGGTCGGCATGGCCGACGTACTGCTCACCGTAGGCACCCGCAAAGGACTCTTCATCGGCCGCAGGCGCGGCGGCACCTGGGAGTTGACGGGGCCGCACTTCAACGCGCAGGCGGTGTACTCGATCGCGATCGACACCCGGCGCGCCGCACCCCGGCTCCTGGTCGGCGGGGACAGTGCGCACTGGGGGCCGTCGGTCTTCCACTCGGACGACCTCGGCGAGACCTGGACCGAGCCCGCCAAGGCCGCCGTCAAGTTCCCCAAGGACACCGGGGCTTCGCTGGAGCGGGTGTGGCAGCTGCACCCGTCCGCGGCCGAGCCGAACGTGGTGTGGGCGGGCACGGAGCCCGCGGCGCTGTACCGCTCCGAGGACCGGGGCGAGACCTTCGAGCTCGTACGTCCCCTCTGGGAGCATCCGACGCGCTCCAAGTGGGTGCCGGGCGGCGGCGGTGAGGGGATGCACACGATCCTCACCGACGCGCGGGACAAGGACGCGGTGACGGTCGCCGTGTCCACGGCCGGGGTGTTCCGGACGCTGGACGGCGGGGCGAGCTGGGCGCCGTCCAACTCCGGGGTGTCCGCGGTGTTCCTGCCCGATCCGGACCCGGAGTTCGGGCAGTGCGTGCACAAGGTGGCCCGGGACTCGGTGGAGCCGGACCGGCTGTATCTGCAGAACCACTGGGGGGTGTACCGGTCGGACGACGCGGGCGCCAAGTGGGTAGACATCGGCGAGGGCCTGCCCTCTACGTTCGGGTTCGCCGCGGCGACCCATCCGCATCGCGGGGACACGGCCTACGTCTTCCCGATCGAGGCCGACTCGGACCGGGTGCCGGCCGGGCGACGATGTCGCGTCTACCGCACGGCGGACGCCGGAAGGTCCTGGGAGGCGCTGTCGGCGGGGCTGCCCGAGGGCGACCACTTCGGCACGGTGCTGCGGGACGCGCTGTGCACGGACGACGTCGACCACGGGGAACCGGCCGGGGTGTACTTCGGGAACCGGAACGGCGAGGTGTACGCGAGCGCGGACGACGGCGACAGCTGGCAGCAGCTCGCCTCGCATCTGCCGGATGTGCTGTGTGTACGAGCCGCGGCCATCGGTTGATCCGGGGCCCCGGTACGCCAGTAGAGTGACGCGCCGTAATTCCCGACCCACCTTGTGAAGCGAGCAATCCTCTGTGGC
Proteins encoded in this window:
- a CDS encoding ABC transporter permease, with protein sequence MLSIALRTLRTRWITFVGTFVALALGVGLIATMGLGLASTLDAPEQRPERFAAAPLVVRGTDTLRVPIRHGEKTKQLDQPRPLPQELVRKLSAPGRAVPDRSFAVRAPGGPAALVGHPWSTAAYAPYEIGAGRAPAAYNEVLVTGDWARTGDRLKTDRGPVTVVGTAPDRGFEDAMFFTDARAAQISPRVDALVVDAHPKTVRKHLGDVPAQVLTGSARHLADADPERDKEALVAVNALLGTAAGVTGFVSVFVVASTFAFAVAQRRRELGLLRTAGATPRQIRRMVLSEALLVAVLASAAGCALGRFGAPLLAGWMVDGGVAPRWFAIGDHAWPYHLAFWTGLGVALAGVVAASRRAGRVGPTEALREAAVDHKAMTAGRWTCGGALLLTGLGLLVFALLDNPGELLGRKAYTSRPMLLITAFALLSPVLVRPLTRLLGWLPARLPGAVGMLVRENAAAAVRRTAAIAAPVLVTVALTGSLYGATATLNEAKAREVRAHTAADFVLTKPGDAVFDTATVDRVRQVPGAVTSATGSSSVFVLEEGTALLKSDARSADPAALAAVARLPLAAGKVSDLDDRSVIVNEEWERHRVGQRVDIWRADGTKVALRIAAVLRTGTGNNGVYVTPHNAAGAPVDRIDVKLAPGAQARAVADRLRAAVEPSGGRVLTKDQWVAAGYPTTNEHTRLGYLVVLGIALVYTGIALANTLVMATSDRKRELAALRLAGATPRQVLRLVAAESATVVAVGALLGAAVAALNLLGIWGALGVLRVPSPLLVPWREMGAVAGACAALAVIAAVVPAAFALRRRPAELAGMRE
- the mmuM gene encoding homocysteine S-methyltransferase: MTTGPSVSSAPQPPPGPSLPDAVAAGPVVLDGGLSNQLESAGHDLSDALWSARLLADRPEAVVDAHLAYFAAGASVAITASYQATYEGFARHGISAARTTELLALSVESGREAIRRAGAQGVARPLWVAASTGPYGAMLADGSEYRGRYGLGVAELERFHRPRLEALAAAGPDVLALETVPDTDEARALLRAVRGLGVPAWLSYSVSGGRTRAGQPLEEAFALAAGSEEVFAVGVNCCAPEDADAAVALAARITGKPVVVYPNSGERWDAERRRWRGPGTFAAGRVAGWVRDGARLVGGCCRVGPEDIAALASQVGEKPENGWSEAF
- a CDS encoding WD40/YVTN/BNR-like repeat-containing protein; the encoded protein is MADVLLTVGTRKGLFIGRRRGGTWELTGPHFNAQAVYSIAIDTRRAAPRLLVGGDSAHWGPSVFHSDDLGETWTEPAKAAVKFPKDTGASLERVWQLHPSAAEPNVVWAGTEPAALYRSEDRGETFELVRPLWEHPTRSKWVPGGGGEGMHTILTDARDKDAVTVAVSTAGVFRTLDGGASWAPSNSGVSAVFLPDPDPEFGQCVHKVARDSVEPDRLYLQNHWGVYRSDDAGAKWVDIGEGLPSTFGFAAATHPHRGDTAYVFPIEADSDRVPAGRRCRVYRTADAGRSWEALSAGLPEGDHFGTVLRDALCTDDVDHGEPAGVYFGNRNGEVYASADDGDSWQQLASHLPDVLCVRAAAIG
- the aroQ gene encoding type II 3-dehydroquinate dehydratase produces the protein MASVLILNGPNLNLLGTREPGIYGAQTLKGVEALCQETAAELGLTADCRQSNHEGQLLDWIHEAGEEQRAGRLIGAVLNAGAYTHTSVALHDAIKGTGLRVIEVHISNVHAREPFRHHSYLSPAAAGIVVGFGTEGYRLAVQGLHRLAAAEQAKA